TCCGCCTTCGCCACTCGCCCAGCACGCTCAGGACGTAGCCTCTCCGCCCTTGCCAAGCACACCCAGCGCGCAGCCCCGCCTCCTTCGCCACTCTCACCGCTCGCCGTGCATGCCCAAGCACGCAGCCTCGCCCAGGGCGCCGTCAGCACTCTCGCCCTCCGAGCTCTCGCCCTGCCACCTCCTCGCCCTCGCCCTGCCACCCTCGCCCCAACACGCCCCATGCTCGCCTTGCCACCTCCTCTCCCTCCCCCAACATGCCCCACGCTCGCCCTGCCATCCTCCACGCCCTCGCCCCAACACACCCCACGCTCGCCTTGCCATAGCCACCACCCTCGCCTCGCCCAAGCCTCTCACATGAGCCAGTCTTGCCTCACACCCTCCTCGCACTTGCCCGAGCGTCTGCCTCACCCAGCCTCGCCACATGCCTTCCTCGCCTCGCCCAAGCCCTGCCCTCACAGTCGCCCTTGCCCTCGCCTTGCCCAAGCCCGCACGCTCGCCTCGCCCCAGCCCTGCCTTCACGCTCGCCCTGGCCCTCACCTCACCCAAGCCTCGCCCCTGCGTCAGTCTCGCTGCACTCGAGCATGCACGCTCGCATGGCGCGTCCTCGTGCTCGTCACCGGCTCATCCTTGCGGCCTTATTTCTTGAGTATTTTATTTCGAATAGGATACATTGGAGATATTCTCTTGCGAATAGTTGTGTGATTTCTGAAACACCCCCTAACCCCCATGACCTGACCGGTaaggtcgatccccgtaattttcgcagTGGCAAACATCGTTCGTTATCGgcaaaccaaataaatttttctaacagAGTATGCCCTCGTCGCccttaactcctctgctaaaatagtccttaacatgaaaaataaagcTTCAACTTTCTCACCCTCTGACTtatctgctaggtgacaccttagcaggaaagtaAAACTCTTACCTCATCACCtcgtaactcctctgctaagccgggccttagcatgaaaaatcaaacttcaacctcctcaccctctgactcctctgctaggcgatggctcagcaggaaaataaaatttaatttccaaCTCCTCACtctctgactcctctgctaggcgacgcctcaGCAGGAAAGTAAAATTCTAacctcctcaccctctaactcatcTGTCAGGtgatgtcttagcaggaaaataaaatttttctcctccccaactctCCTCCTCTTCTAGgcaatgccttagcaggaaactaaaatttttctcctctccAACTTTGCTattccaccctcaccctctaactcctctgctaagccgggccttagtaggaaaaatcaaacttcaACTTTctcaccctctgactcctcttCTAGGCGATTCCTGAGCAGGAAAATAATACCTCCacctcctcaccctctgactcctctgctaggcgatgtcttagcagtaaaataaatattctccatCCTCACTCTCTAACtcttctgctaggcgacgccttagcaaaaaaataaaattatcacCTCCTCACCCCcttactcctctgctaggcgatgccttagcaggaaaataaatattttccatCCTCACCCCCTAACTCCTTTGCTAGGCGAcatcttagcaggaaaataaattttgctcctccccaactctgctcctctgctaggcgatgccttagcaggaaaatttaattttttctccaccccaactctgctcctctgcaagacgatgccttagcaggaaaataaaaattctccaccctcaccccctaactcctctgctaacccgggccttagcaggaaaaatcaaacttcaacctcctcaccctctgactcctctgctaggcgatgccttagcaggaaaataaatattctccatCCTCactctctaactcctctgctaggcgacgccttagcaggaaaataaaaatatcacctcctcaccctctgactcctctgctaggcgaggccttagcaggaaaataaatattctccatCCTCACCccttaactcctctgctaggcgatgccttagcaggaaaataaatttttctcctccccaactctgctcctctgttaggcgatgccttagcaggaaaataaatttttctcctccccaactctgctcctctgttaggcgatgccttagcaggaaaatttatttttttctccaccccaactctgctcctctgcaagacgatgccttagcaggaaagtTTTATTCTTCTCCTCCCAGACCCTGCTCCTCTGCTGGGCGATGCCtcagcaggaaaatttaattcttCTCCTCCCAGACCCTGCTCTTCTGTTGGGCGATGCCTCAGCAGGAAAATTTTATTCTTCTCCTcgcaaactctgctcctctgctggGCGATGCCTcagcaaaaaaatttaattcttctcctcccaaactctgctcctctgctggGCGAAGCCTCaacaggaaaatttaattcttctcctcccagactctgctcctctgctggACGATGCCtcagcaggaaaatttaatttatatcaCCCTCATAATACAACAACATCCATTAAATGAATATAAGAACGTGGctttattgaattttaacttATTACATAGGGCGAATTCACAAATGAAATACATCAACGATAAAATCAAGAATGATATTTTCTCAGGTGGTAATCATTCAAGGGCCTCTTTAAAGCCTTACCTTGAgcattctccaactttcctcTCTGCTCTTCTTGTACCTTCCCACGACCATGTCACCCACTTCTTCATTTCCTAATTATGTTAACCTCCACACgcactctttttccctcctCCCTCACTACCCCTTCATAACACCGACGCGCGTCTTTTTGGTCCCCACACAAGACTCCAAGTCCTTTTTCCCACAGGAAAcctaagcttctgatgataagtggTAAGTTACGgctctaaaatccttcagggctggccgtcctagaattccattaTACGCTGACGGGGTATCCACCACGGTGAAGGCTATCATTTTTATTACCTGCCGTGGATCAGTGCCCAAGGATAagggaagaacaatctgacccaaagaCGGGATGGCAtgtcctgcaaacccatacaaCGGGGTGGAGACCGACTCATACTCAAATCCTTCCcccttcatttgatccaacgtgctcttgaacaagatgtttacagagcttccattatcaataaatatcctcgccacatcataattggcaatggtggccgtcaccaccaaggcatcgttatgtggagtcacaacgtcTCGGAGGTCTTCCGACCCAAAGATGATGATGGGGTCTTATGAtaagtctgcacccctagatatctcaaagttctccaaccttctcccatgcgccttccgagctcgcccagagtctctATTAGTAACACCttccgagatcatatgaatcattcctctcgtagggtggttatcctcattcattctcctcctcggttcgacgggttcctgagggacatcttgaccCCGACCTTCCCCTCTTTGCCCCCCGaccctctgatttatccatggagggccttgaccacgcctaggggACGGATGAGACCTCGGTCGGCTACCGGATGCGGATCTCTCTCGCTGTCCCGCGAAGGCAATCTAGCACTACTGTCAACCCTTTGCGACATCTCCCACCTCCACTtgggctccctcacctccatcatcttgtcacgactcctatccaggggaacatgggatgagaaATGTCCTCTGTCCCTAGCTTTATTCTCCTCCTTCTCGCCCGCACCTCTCTTCTTACCTCCTCTTTCTGCTCCGTCAACTCTACTTCCCCCAGGTCGTTGCTCCATCCTCTTGTGTCGCTGGGCATCTTCaagatttatatatttttccgCCCGAGCTAGCAGATCATCATAACTCGACGGAGGTTTCTTAACCAAAGATTTGAAAAATTCTcctcccctcagtccttgtgtgaaggcacttatcatgttGTCGGGGGTAGCTGCTGGTATCTCCAGCGCTGCACCGTTGAAGTGCTAGACGAATTCTCGTAGAGTTTCAGCTTCTTGttgtttcatcacgaacaggctCAGATAATTTTTCTGATGTCTTTTGCTGCTAGCGAATCGGTGCAAGAAAGCCGTagaaaaatcctcgaaagatTGTATGAAATTGGGCTGCAAGGTGTTAAACCATTGCTGAGCTGACCTCACCAGCGTGCCCAGAAAtaccctgcacctgactccatcCGAATATTGATGTAAAAGAGCCGTATTCTCAAACCTTCCCAAGTGTTCTTCCGGGTCAGTATGCCCGTCGTACTCTCCCACGTTCGACTGTCGGAAATTTGGAGGAAGCCCTTCTTCCAAAATGGCCAGTGAAAAaggacttcctctcttgggtgccggtgctctgcttcccaactgctgcctcaacatTCGTATTTCCTTCCACATCTCTCCTATCTCCAAATTCTCCCCACTTGGGATGGGTCGCGTCTCTTCAACCCCGCTCTGACGACCCTCCACATTttcctctcgctcctggcgaaTGGCCTGTTCCTCAGCAAACGTAGACTCTTGGTTCCTCTTCATGGCCTCGTTCACTGTTTGGGTAATAAATTGTCCCAactgttccagggtcaagttccccacattctcattgggacgggGTTACTCGATCTGTGTCTCGTGACGGGGCTGCTCGGCTCTTGTCTCCTGACGAGGTTGTTCCTGCCTCGTCTCATGATGCGGTTGTTCCTGCCTCGTCTCAACATGAAATTGTTCGGGTCCCAtatgaggacgcgatgatgctgagtTAGCTCTTCTACTCCTTTTCGTGCCTACCATCTCTACATCTTAGCTCAAGTTCCCACAGACGACGCCAATTGATACTCAcagaaaatttagggtccggTTCCAgtaagtgtcactagtccaaaCGCAGGTTTTAAAAttatcctgagcctgaaatcacgaataaaaCCGTTAGAAGGGGACCGAGAGAGTGTCCCGGCGTAgtccctccgacgctcaagtcagagactgatgatatatggggggagcagctaagggtgctgctgaaaataatatagtgaatcaataatcatacgctcaaacctgatatttatagaagaatacTTGGGCCCTTGGTGGGCCTGTCTTTCATTTGGGCTAGAGATGGGCTAAGGGTAGTGGGCTCATTCATGaggtatcatatatatatatatagaaaagaTTATTAATCATAGACAATTGTTGAACGTTGATAGGATATGCGTCGGACGGAGGCCCCGCATAAGCCCTGTGAGCAAGTATAGCATCCACAGCTTGTGTTGGATGGAAGGCATCCCAAAACACGTACTCATTCCTGTTGGAACATGGGGTGGACCAAGGCATGCACGTTATCTGTGCTTGGTTCCTCCCAATTCCGCAGCACCCTCTGTCCACCACCCTGAACCCGTGTCTCTCTGGATTGTTCAGTACGTCCCCGATCGCACCGTATGTGTTCCCGTACACGAAGATGGCCCCGGGGTGGGTTCCATTGTTCATGGTCTTCACCAGGGATAGCAACCCCTCGTTGAACGCACCAAGCATTTGGTTCACGTAGTCCACACACCTTCCTGCCGGGGCCTGCCCCGTGGCTAGCTGGCTCGGTATGCAACCCAGCGGGCCTACGCCTGCCACCACTATTTTGCGAAGTCCCAAACTGTACAGTGTGGCGAGTTGTCAAGCATAATGAGCGAGGAGAAGATTCGCGAACTGGGAGGGATTATAATTAAAGCTAGAGGGATACATGGCCAGCAGCAAATAGTTGTTGATGTAGTCGTTACTCCCGAACACCAGCACTGCTATGGCTTTAGCTAGATATCGGCTAAGGTTCTCTCCGGTCATCATGGTCCTCAACCGACTCAACGTTGTCTCAAAGTTAATCACTTGTTGGCTCAATGAGTACCTGTCTCCCTGcccatacatatatatatttatattgcaattatatatatactaattaattaatatgtagTGACGttgaaataattaatttataactACTACATACGAAGTGTTGGCCAGTTTCGTCTAGGATGCCACCAGCTGCAGAAGCATAATTGACTCCTCCCAAAATTTTAGCTCCAAAAGTGGTGGGATCTGCAAATGGTGGAGGAGCTGCAATACCCAACCACCCACCTATGTATGTGATGGGATTAAAATGAATGAATGAAGAAAGAAATTgacttttttatttaaaacaaatatatatagatcAACTACCAAGGTAATGAACAAAAGTGTTTCCATTTGAGAATCTTCCGGTGGATCCAAGGTTGGAATCGATTCCATAGGGATAGTAGTTTGATTTGGCCATAGAATTGAGAAAATTGTTATTTCCATTATCCACCAAAGAGTCCCCAAACACGAACAATGTTGTCACCTGTGCAACATTTGATCCTAATTGATCTACTGCACCTTTACTGTTACTATTAATATTAGTGGATGAAAACACATTCACCACCAAACCCTGCATCATCACTACATGATGAACTAGTACTGTTATGCTGCAGCAACAACCCCTTCTCATTGCCCCTAATAATAATTATGAATGAGATGGAAGTTATTTCGACCTAGTCTTATTTTAATTgagaaaagaaaatatattcttTGAAATATGTAGAAATTTTATACACATGGAATGAGCTGATGTTGCTATATATAAAATGTGTGTGTCATGATCTCCTCACTTCCTAGTCACCTTTTCCTAATTTTAGAACAACTAATTCCATATATAGTACCCTTTTAAATTTGGATGCATCCTCTTCAATTGCATTCTTGCAAGGTATGAATAGTGTgaatcaaatatcatttgatcacactatttttccaaaaaaaattggttggatcaaACAATACCATCTAAACTTTCCCAGTTCAAAATAACCATATTGTGCATGTCCATTTCTGTTTCTTATATACGTGTACGACATCAATTGTTCACTTTTTATTTTCTACTTACAGTTCGAACCATTCAAGGACAGATCTATCTTGTCCTAGACTTTAGCCCatctccaatttttttttattattgtgtAATGTGAAGACCATGCAATATGGGAGTGCACCAATTGTGGAGGAAATTCATGCAGCCAAAATCACTCCCCATTTGCAACTTAAGGAAAACCGAAATCACTCCCTTACAGCATGAATCTCGAGTGTGTACCTTGAACCAAGAAGAGGCCACGTTCATCCGGGAGAGATTAGTGCAATCATCCATTTGATTAAGCCATCAACGTCATTCGTGGAGCGACTTAAGGGCTTACCTTTGTAGCTGATTATCCgtgcctataaataggaggactCCTCATTCGAAACTTACACTTCAAAATCTCAAAATCCTCTTTAGCATCACTGTATTCTCGAAGCTCTTCGTCCTCTAGTAACAAAGCTCCGCCGCAATCTCACCATTCACGTTTCCTTGAGCAGTCAGAATACGGTAAGTGGGTTttttatactattttatttggcacacttattttcttttaagtgagcataatatatttcaaaaataactaTGACTTTGAAAATTCGATCGGCATGATATATTCGTTTCCGTTTCGTATGCAATCCTTCGGAATTTTCGTTTATTGAAAGCATGTTGAGTATTTGTAATGCACTGTAATGATTCGATTTAGAAATGATAAGGAAATTCCGAACTTTGATATGCTTTGTTTaggccctgatgcggtgggttataataaccgttcctttggcctcgccccttagaggagtaacatataggggaTTGATCAGTAaaaaccatagaaaatgagatgattttcagtgctatATTCGTATTTGTGTTAGTATTTGATTCGACATGCTAAACATTGAAATTGtgataataatttatatgtatAACCTCGATATTTGTCATGAACGATcggcccccatttactgagtatttctcCAAAATAGTCACCCATTACTTTCTCACCCAGATAAGAATGAGAATCAAATGAGGATGAGGAGCAAGACtaattttggggatggtgacGAAGCAGTCTAATTCGTGACCGGTCGATTATTCTGTCTTATGATTTTAGTAGCATGTATTTACGCTTCCGCATGTTTCTATTTCTTTCAGAGTTGTAAAGACAGTGAACTTTTGggaaatttatgataataaactggtttcggtttatgatGTACTACGAGGTTGGTTGTTTTTCGATCGTGTGGTTGTTAAAAAACGCCGGTGTCATAACCTcggtcccggggcgtgacatttaagtggtatcagagccgccaggttcataatccggttGGGTAAGAAAAATTTTCGGTGGAATTTCTAAAATCGGCCAATGCTATCCCCTCCGAAACGGCCCAACGAGCGAAAATCACGACGAAATCGCGAAATTCCTTCGTTTAGGCCTCCGAAACGTCGATTTTGCCGTTTTAGGAAATATTCGTGGACCCTATAACTTCTCATAGAAAATTCCGAATTCGATTCCGTCGATTGTTCCGGAATCCTCTCGACTTATGCTTCGAACCCATGTGTCTAATTCCAAAAtttctatttttggaaaattttcgaTAAATTGCTATTTTACTACTTTCTGCTATATATCATTAAACTTATTCTGAGCCtttccattttctttctttgatttcaggaaatggctTCAAGTTCTTCTAGACCTCGCACTCGGACCACTGGCACGCATGAGTGTTAAAGCCGTCCCTGACAAGGACCTCATCATTAAAGACCTTCGAGCATCCCTAGCACTAGAACAGAAAGACAACGGGAAATTGATTGCGACATTACACATGCAGCAAGAAGAAAAGCACGAGCTAGAGGAAAAGAAAGCTCATCTCCGTACTCTCTTGGAGCAGACCTCTTTTATAGCAGTCCAACGACATCAGCAAGATGCATTGATCATTCAAGAGCTTCAAGATTCGGTGCAGCATCTGACTATGCATAACGAATAGTTACAAAATCAGGTTCAACAACTTCAAGATGTCCTTATTGACTTAGAACCTGAAATGGAACCGATAGAAGAGCCGATTGAAGACGAAGCAGTATGAGATGGCGAGATTTTAGATGAATAAGGACCTAGTGTCGTGACCATTTGTAATAAGGATTTATAATCCATTTGCtttctcgtgaattttctgtcttttcttttcttgtttcCTAAAactttgatttgtattgcttcTATTTTCGATTGGAtcaataaaaagtttatttgaTTATATCAATGACCAATTTCAGTTCATGATTAATTCATATATATGTGAGCAAACGATATCTTAGAAACTTGTACCcttgtaggaaatggccggAAGACCTCCACGAAACAATCGCAATCCGCGGTACGCCAACACTAACAACCGCAACGACAATAATAGAGATCCAAATGCTGACGGAAATCCACCTCCCAGAGTGAGCCTGAGCCAAGTAGatttgatggctatagccaccaTAGTGGCAACAGCTATCCAGGGTTTAGGAAACACCAATGGTAATGGTAATCAGCAGCCTAAACCACCACCGGCACAGAATGGGATCAAGTATCATTATGAGTCCCTTCATAAGAACCGTTGCCCAGTGTTCAAGGGAGACGCCGATCCTGAAAGTAGCCAGAATAGGTTGAAAATCATGGAAACCCAACTGTGATTGTTAGAGATACCCGAGGCACTCAAAGTAGAGGTGATAATACCATTCCTGGAGGACAAGGCAAGCAAGTGGTGGGAAACAGTCTCACCTACCCTGACAGCCGCCGGAGCAATTACCTGGCAACAATTCAGAGATGTCTTTCTCAAACAATATTTCCCAGCAGAAGTCAGACTACAGAAACTTAGTGAGTTTGAGAACTTCTCGCAGACTCCAGACATGTCAGTGGTAGATTACACCTCCCGATTCAATGACCTTGGAACTTATGCCCCAACAATCATGGCAGATGAAGTTCTGAAGATGCACAGATACAAGAAGGGATTGAGCAGCCGTATCCAGTCATCCTTAGCAGTTTACCAACCTACAAGCTTTGCTGATTTAATGGGAGCAGCAATAAGAGCAGAGACAGACATCAAGCGTCGGGAGGACGAGAACAAGAATAAGCGACCTTTTATTGGACTGGTCATCTCATGGGAAACCACCATTCAAGAGACCAAATCAGTCCAGTGGGTCATTCAAAAGTGCTTCGTCCCACCCAACTTACCAAGAACCAAAGATGTGCCCCAAATGCAATAGTCGTCATTCTGGAGAATGCCACAGACAGACTGGAGCATGTTTCAATTGTGGGAAATTAGGGCATCGAATTGCTAATTGTCCCGAGCCATTAAAGAGAGGTACCAAACCAAATGTTGATTATAACCCCAACAAGTCAAAGGAAAATAAGCCCAATGCCCGTGTATTTGCAATAACTCAAGAAT
This sequence is a window from Primulina tabacum isolate GXHZ01 chromosome 17, ASM2559414v2, whole genome shotgun sequence. Protein-coding genes within it:
- the LOC142530617 gene encoding uncharacterized protein LOC142530617, giving the protein MAGRPPRNNRNPRYANTNNRNDNNRDPNADGNPPPRVSLSQVDLMAIATIVATAIQGLGNTNGNGNQQPKPPPAQNGIKYHYESLHKNRCPVFKGDADPEKIPEALKVEVIIPFLEDKASKWWETVSPTLTAAGAITWQQFRDVFLKQYFPAEVRLQKLSEFENFSQTPDMSVVDYTSRFNDLGTYAPTIMADEVLKMHRYKKGLSSRIQSSLAVYQPTSFADLMGAAIRAETDIKRREDENKNKRPFIGLVISWETTIQETKSVHGATHSFISKRFTKKLGLTPEILVEPFRVTTPTSKTIETHRVHRKCKICIHEHLFQAELIQLNMVEFDIILGMDWLERYNAMVDCKGKSVRLRTPDQKEVVYHGKSKERK